A window of the Nibribacter ruber genome harbors these coding sequences:
- a CDS encoding N-acetylmuramoyl-L-alanine amidase family protein: MLLPSFTPAKRKEVAVRTVVIDAGHGGKDVGCNGKSAYEKHVALAVALQLGKQIEQNNPDVKVIYTRKDDTFVELIDRAGIANKNHADLFISIHCNSGPSAAYGTETYTMGLHTSNGNLAVAKRENSVILQEDNYKENYGGFNPNSPQSHILFSLYQSAYIDNSLRFAQKVEKQFKSKLGRSSRGVKQAGFLVLWKSAMPSALIEIGFLTNPTEEKFLNDKSNQSYMASGIYRAFKEYKQELEAMN; the protein is encoded by the coding sequence TTGCTTCTCCCATCCTTTACGCCAGCTAAACGGAAAGAGGTAGCCGTGCGCACTGTGGTGATAGACGCCGGCCATGGCGGCAAAGATGTGGGGTGCAATGGTAAGTCTGCCTACGAAAAACACGTGGCCCTGGCCGTAGCCTTGCAACTAGGCAAGCAGATAGAACAGAACAACCCCGACGTAAAGGTAATCTATACGCGCAAAGATGACACCTTTGTGGAGTTGATAGACCGCGCCGGCATTGCCAATAAAAATCACGCGGACTTATTTATTTCCATCCACTGCAACTCGGGGCCAAGTGCTGCCTACGGCACAGAAACCTACACCATGGGGCTGCACACGTCAAACGGCAACCTGGCCGTGGCCAAGCGGGAGAACTCCGTAATCTTGCAGGAAGACAACTACAAAGAGAACTACGGCGGCTTCAATCCCAACTCGCCGCAGAGTCATATTCTGTTCAGCCTGTACCAAAGCGCGTACATTGACAACAGCCTTCGGTTTGCCCAGAAGGTAGAAAAACAATTTAAAAGCAAGTTGGGTCGTTCCAGCAGAGGCGTGAAGCAGGCGGGCTTTCTGGTGTTGTGGAAATCTGCCATGCCCAGCGCCCTCATTGAAATAGGATTCCTGACCAATCCTACGGAGGAGAAGTTCCTCAACGATAAATCCAACCAATCGTATATGGCTTCAGGCATATACCGGGCCTTCAAAGAGTACAAGCAAGAACTCGAGGCCATGAACTAA
- a CDS encoding MlaD family protein, which produces MNLSKELKVALLGLVAVAALYVGFLFLKGSSVFSSSRTFYVTYKSVSGLTVSNPVILNGLNVGIVKEMTLQPAKGNQVVVTVEINEDIQIGDSTVAMLVSSDLLGGKAIELYMGQNKRQYDGGENLIPFVKESITDLFASRAMPVLDTVDSTLIRLNSFLDKDAKRSIQSILMNAEATSEAIRAMTMANQGNINQIAGNLAQLTAQLQNTEKKFSQLASNLNEITDTIDVQTMNQTIRNMNATVTEAQLAMKRFNESNGSLNKFMNDDSLYRNLNASSASLNALLMDLKANPKRYVHFSLIGGGTKVDKAENVKEATKVKNANTVEKAGTIEEVEKK; this is translated from the coding sequence GTGAATTTATCCAAAGAACTCAAAGTAGCGTTGCTGGGCCTTGTAGCCGTAGCAGCACTCTACGTGGGCTTCCTCTTCTTAAAAGGCTCCAGCGTCTTTTCCTCTTCGCGTACGTTCTACGTCACTTATAAAAGCGTGTCGGGCCTTACGGTGTCCAACCCCGTCATCTTGAACGGCCTCAACGTGGGCATTGTGAAGGAAATGACCCTGCAGCCCGCCAAAGGCAACCAGGTGGTGGTGACCGTAGAAATCAATGAAGACATCCAGATTGGTGACTCAACGGTGGCCATGCTGGTGAGCTCAGATTTGCTGGGCGGCAAGGCCATAGAACTGTACATGGGCCAGAACAAGCGGCAGTATGATGGAGGCGAGAACCTTATTCCGTTTGTGAAGGAAAGCATCACAGACTTGTTTGCGTCAAGGGCCATGCCAGTGCTGGACACCGTAGACTCTACCCTCATCCGGTTAAATTCCTTCCTGGACAAAGACGCCAAGCGCAGCATTCAATCCATCTTAATGAACGCTGAGGCCACCTCAGAAGCCATTAGGGCCATGACCATGGCCAACCAGGGCAACATCAACCAGATTGCCGGCAACCTGGCCCAGCTTACCGCGCAACTGCAGAACACAGAGAAGAAATTCAGCCAACTGGCGTCTAACCTTAATGAGATCACAGACACCATTGATGTGCAGACCATGAACCAAACCATCCGGAACATGAACGCCACCGTGACCGAGGCGCAACTGGCCATGAAGCGGTTCAATGAAAGCAACGGATCTCTGAACAAGTTCATGAACGATGACTCTCTGTACCGCAACCTCAACGCCTCCAGCGCCAGCCTGAACGCCCTGCTCATGGATTTGAAAGCCAATCCTAAGCGCTACGTGCACTTCTCCCTCATTGGCGGCGGCACTAAAGTAGACAAGGCAGAGAACGTGAAAGAGGCCACCAAGGTGAAGAACGCCAACACGGTGGAGAAGGCCGGCACCATTGAAGAAGTAGAAAAGAAATAG
- a CDS encoding acyl-CoA carboxylase subunit beta produces MDLEFNKNEDALKQLCFQLRSKHQKVALGGGEKAIAKQHEKGKLTARERIQYLIDEDSEFLEIAAFAGEGMYQEYGGCPGGGVVAGIGYVKGRQCMIVANDATVKAGAWFPITAKKNLRAQEIAMENRLPVIYLVDSAGVFLPMQDEIFPDKEHFGRMFRNNAIMSSEGIVQISAIMGSCVAGGAYLPIMSDEAMIVEGTGSIFLAGSYLVKAAIGETIDNETLGGASTHSEISGVTDYKFETDQECLDHIRNIFDKMGDNPKAGFSRTEPAAPKLDPQEIYGLLPMDRVKPYDMMDIILRMVDNSEFEPYKDLYGQSLICGLARIDGWAVGIVANQRKIVKSKKGEMQMGGVIYSDSADKAARFIMNCNQKKIPLVFLQDVSGFMVGSKAEHGGIIKDGAKLVNAMSNSVVPKFTILIGNSYGAGNYAMCGKAYDPRLIYAWPTAQLAVMSGASAAKTLLQIQVASLKSKGEVITPEAEKELLDKITARYNEQLSPYYAASRLWVDGIIDPLETRKVISMGIEAANNAPITKPFNVGVIQT; encoded by the coding sequence ATGGATTTAGAATTCAATAAGAACGAAGACGCCTTAAAGCAGCTTTGTTTTCAGCTCCGGAGCAAACACCAGAAAGTGGCCTTGGGCGGTGGCGAGAAAGCCATTGCCAAGCAGCATGAAAAAGGTAAGCTTACCGCCCGTGAACGCATCCAGTACCTGATTGATGAGGACTCTGAGTTCTTAGAAATAGCCGCTTTTGCCGGCGAAGGCATGTACCAGGAGTACGGCGGTTGCCCCGGCGGCGGTGTAGTGGCTGGCATTGGGTATGTGAAAGGCCGTCAGTGCATGATTGTGGCCAATGACGCCACCGTGAAAGCGGGTGCCTGGTTTCCCATTACCGCCAAGAAAAACCTGCGCGCCCAGGAAATTGCCATGGAAAACCGCCTGCCAGTCATTTACCTGGTAGACAGTGCCGGCGTGTTTCTGCCCATGCAGGACGAGATTTTCCCGGACAAAGAGCACTTCGGGCGTATGTTCCGCAACAACGCCATCATGAGCTCTGAAGGCATTGTGCAGATTTCTGCCATCATGGGTTCTTGCGTGGCGGGTGGAGCCTATCTGCCCATCATGAGCGATGAGGCCATGATTGTAGAAGGAACGGGTTCTATCTTCTTGGCCGGTTCTTACCTGGTAAAAGCTGCCATCGGGGAGACCATTGACAATGAAACCTTGGGCGGCGCGTCTACCCATTCAGAAATATCTGGCGTAACGGATTATAAATTTGAAACCGATCAGGAGTGTCTGGACCACATCCGGAACATCTTTGACAAAATGGGCGACAACCCAAAGGCAGGTTTCAGTAGAACAGAGCCTGCCGCACCAAAGCTAGACCCCCAGGAAATCTACGGCCTTCTGCCCATGGACCGCGTGAAGCCCTATGACATGATGGACATCATCCTGCGCATGGTGGACAACTCTGAGTTTGAGCCTTACAAGGACTTATATGGCCAGAGCTTGATCTGCGGCTTGGCCCGTATTGACGGTTGGGCCGTGGGCATTGTAGCCAACCAACGCAAGATTGTTAAAAGCAAGAAAGGCGAGATGCAGATGGGCGGCGTGATCTACTCAGACTCTGCAGACAAGGCCGCGCGCTTTATCATGAACTGTAACCAGAAGAAAATTCCGTTGGTGTTCTTGCAAGACGTGTCGGGCTTTATGGTAGGTAGCAAGGCAGAGCACGGCGGTATCATTAAAGACGGCGCGAAGTTGGTAAATGCCATGAGCAATTCTGTGGTGCCAAAATTCACCATCTTAATTGGCAACAGCTACGGCGCTGGTAATTATGCCATGTGCGGCAAAGCCTATGACCCACGCCTGATTTACGCCTGGCCAACCGCGCAACTGGCGGTGATGAGTGGAGCTTCAGCGGCGAAGACCTTGTTGCAGATTCAGGTAGCCTCCCTCAAATCCAAAGGCGAAGTCATCACCCCAGAAGCCGAGAAAGAGTTGTTGGATAAAATCACTGCCCGCTACAATGAGCAGCTGAGCCCGTACTACGCAGCCTCAAGACTGTGGGTAGACGGCATCATTGATCCTCTGGAAACCCGCAAGGTGATCTCCATGGGCATTGAAGCCGCCAACAACGCGCCCATCACCAAACCCTTCAACGTAGGCGTTATTCAAACTTGA
- a CDS encoding transglutaminase-like domain-containing protein — protein MTNKELKALISLLDDEDPDVVAHVHGRIVELGETITPFLEEAWEESLDPEHQKKLEDLIHDLQFEALHRRLKEWKEEGAEDLLKGMWLVNTYQYPDVRMEDVMKIIGELHYEVWVQVKPEMHPYDQVKALNHVLFKLQHFSANTKNFHAPTNSMLYQVLESKRGNPLTLCVIYMTMAQRMGLPVYGVNLPNLFILTYKSEVVPQFYINVYNRGLILTKNDIDNYILQLNLNPVDIFYEPCAPIDIVRRALRNLSMSYEKLNDPEKATEIEKLLDVLADDPVDEAEDEDSDDSEGSEDWED, from the coding sequence TTGACAAACAAAGAATTAAAGGCGCTGATTTCGCTGTTGGATGATGAAGACCCAGATGTGGTGGCGCATGTGCATGGCCGCATTGTGGAGCTGGGGGAGACCATTACGCCTTTTCTGGAGGAAGCCTGGGAAGAAAGCCTGGACCCCGAACATCAGAAAAAGCTGGAAGACCTCATCCATGATCTTCAGTTTGAGGCCCTGCACCGGCGCCTGAAGGAGTGGAAAGAGGAGGGCGCCGAGGACCTGCTCAAAGGCATGTGGCTGGTGAACACCTACCAGTACCCAGATGTGCGCATGGAGGACGTCATGAAGATCATTGGGGAGCTGCACTATGAGGTCTGGGTTCAAGTAAAGCCCGAGATGCATCCCTACGACCAGGTTAAGGCTTTGAACCACGTTCTGTTCAAGCTGCAGCATTTTTCTGCCAACACCAAGAACTTTCATGCGCCCACCAATTCCATGCTGTACCAGGTGTTGGAGAGCAAGCGCGGCAATCCATTGACCCTGTGCGTGATTTACATGACCATGGCCCAACGGATGGGGTTGCCGGTGTACGGCGTGAACCTGCCCAACCTCTTCATCCTGACGTACAAAAGTGAGGTGGTGCCGCAGTTTTACATCAATGTTTATAACCGGGGGCTCATCCTCACTAAGAATGACATTGACAACTACATCCTGCAACTCAACCTGAACCCGGTAGACATTTTCTATGAACCCTGCGCGCCCATAGACATTGTGCGGAGGGCCCTCCGGAATCTGTCCATGTCCTATGAAAAACTGAACGACCCTGAGAAGGCCACCGAGATTGAGAAGTTGTTAGACGTGCTTGCTGATGATCCTGTTGATGAGGCAGAGGACGAAGACTCTGATGATTCTGAGGGGAGCGAAGATTGGGAAGACTAG